The proteins below are encoded in one region of Methanobrevibacter sp.:
- a CDS encoding Na+/H+ antiporter NhaC family protein: MNINDNMKLGIIAAVSIIALFILSLWISQTPANDDNSIRFGILTLLPPLVAIGLAFITKETILSLFMGVFVGEFMLCVNDLNIVSTAINAFLQMGSQIISCMADPWNAGIVLQCLLIGGIIQLVTKMGGAKALAESFAKRADTPRKAQLFTWFLGLCVFFDDYANSLIVGPIMRPVMDKLKVSREKLAFVVDATAAPVAGIAIISTWIGLEISLIAAGFESVGVTNVTGFGIFLQTIPYRFYNIFILLFIVVSAITLYEFGPMKKAEQKARARKEDEEIIVPSAPGFDEVKPVEGIKLSVWNAIIPIGTLIVGALIAFYWSGYTTILGGEDQALITLMNTAPLSFDGIFQALSQSDASVALFQAALLASIVAIVMAVGEKILTIEDAISEWIGGMKTIVITGVILLLAWSLGGVIGDVGTAAYLVGVLKNTLPQFIVPTLIFILGALISFATGTAYGTMSILMPLAIPLAWAVSSGDMSFTIVCTSGVLTGAIFGDHCSPISDTTILSSMGTSCNHIDHVQTQIYYAVFVACVAIFIGYIPAGLGIPWFISVPIGVVVMYIGLKVLGEKVDFDEVEA; this comes from the coding sequence ATGAATATTAATGATAATATGAAATTAGGAATAATTGCAGCTGTATCTATTATAGCTCTTTTCATTTTATCCTTATGGATCTCTCAAACACCTGCAAATGATGATAATTCAATTCGTTTTGGTATATTAACACTTTTACCACCTTTAGTTGCTATTGGTTTAGCATTCATCACTAAAGAAACAATTTTATCATTGTTTATGGGTGTATTCGTAGGAGAATTTATGTTATGTGTAAATGATTTAAACATTGTTTCCACTGCAATCAACGCATTTTTACAAATGGGTTCTCAAATTATCTCCTGTATGGCTGATCCTTGGAACGCTGGTATTGTCCTTCAATGTTTACTTATTGGAGGTATCATCCAATTGGTAACAAAAATGGGTGGGGCAAAAGCTCTTGCAGAATCATTTGCTAAAAGAGCAGATACTCCAAGAAAAGCTCAATTATTCACTTGGTTTTTAGGATTATGTGTATTCTTTGATGACTACGCAAACTCCTTAATTGTTGGTCCTATTATGAGACCAGTTATGGACAAACTCAAAGTATCTAGGGAAAAATTAGCATTTGTAGTTGATGCAACTGCTGCTCCTGTAGCAGGTATTGCTATTATTTCAACTTGGATTGGTTTAGAAATCAGTTTAATCGCTGCTGGATTTGAATCAGTTGGTGTAACTAACGTTACTGGTTTTGGTATCTTTTTACAAACTATTCCATACAGATTCTATAACATTTTCATTTTACTCTTTATTGTTGTTTCAGCAATAACATTATATGAATTCGGTCCAATGAAAAAAGCAGAACAAAAAGCACGTGCTAGAAAAGAAGATGAAGAAATCATTGTTCCTAGTGCTCCTGGTTTTGATGAAGTTAAACCAGTTGAAGGAATTAAATTATCCGTATGGAATGCAATCATTCCTATCGGTACATTAATTGTAGGTGCTCTTATTGCATTCTACTGGAGTGGATACACAACCATTTTAGGTGGAGAAGATCAAGCTCTCATTACTTTAATGAATACTGCTCCTTTATCATTTGATGGTATTTTCCAAGCATTATCTCAATCTGATGCATCTGTTGCCCTCTTCCAAGCAGCACTTCTCGCATCTATTGTAGCTATTGTAATGGCTGTTGGTGAAAAAATACTCACTATTGAAGATGCAATCTCCGAATGGATTGGAGGTATGAAAACCATTGTTATCACTGGTGTAATCTTACTTCTTGCATGGTCTTTAGGTGGAGTAATCGGTGATGTTGGAACTGCTGCTTACTTAGTAGGTGTTCTTAAAAACACATTACCACAATTCATCGTACCTACATTAATCTTTATCTTAGGAGCTTTAATTTCCTTTGCAACAGGTACAGCATATGGTACCATGAGTATATTAATGCCTTTAGCAATTCCATTAGCTTGGGCAGTAAGTTCTGGTGACATGTCATTTACTATCGTATGTACCAGTGGGGTATTAACTGGTGCAATCTTTGGGGACCACTGTTCTCCAATTTCAGATACAACTATTTTATCCTCTATGGGAACCAGTTGTAACCACATTGATCATGTTCAAACACAAATCTATTATGCAGTATTCGTTGCATGTGTAGCAATCTTCATTGGTTACATCCCAGCTGGTTTAGGAATCCCTTGGTTCATTTCAGTTCCTATAGGTGTAGTTGTAATGTACATCGGACTTAAAGTATTAGGTGAAAAAGTAGACTTTGATGAAGTTGAGGCATAG
- a CDS encoding ketopantoate reductase family protein — protein MNILVIGSGAVGIGLAASMLSQGVNVSIFARGKTACEIQTNGIRRTGLFTNYSFSKDEVNVYEDYSKIPKNTIDYVFIATKTTANDDISQKLSENRDILKENSKIIIFQNGFGNDEPYLRFFDKKYVFSARVITGFTRPKKYISEVTVYTEPILIGSLQKEDPKELQIIADMITASGIKCELTDEIDKYLWAKMLYNCTLNPLGAVLDVNYGKLTENEYTLEIMNNLIDEIFNVIKASSYSTLWNNSDEYKDIFYSKLVPDTYNHYSSTHQDIQRKIKTEIDSLTGKVIQLGEKNNIDVSTNKIIYNLIKAIESEF, from the coding sequence ATGAATATTCTAGTAATAGGTTCAGGGGCTGTAGGAATTGGTCTTGCAGCATCAATGTTGTCACAGGGAGTGAATGTTTCAATTTTTGCAAGAGGCAAAACAGCTTGTGAAATTCAAACAAATGGGATAAGAAGAACAGGGCTTTTTACAAATTACTCATTTTCAAAAGATGAAGTGAATGTATATGAAGATTACTCTAAAATTCCTAAGAATACAATTGATTATGTATTCATTGCAACAAAAACAACTGCTAACGATGATATTTCACAAAAATTAAGTGAAAACAGAGATATTCTAAAAGAAAATTCCAAAATTATAATTTTCCAGAATGGATTTGGAAATGATGAACCGTATTTAAGATTTTTTGATAAGAAATATGTATTCTCAGCAAGAGTCATCACTGGTTTTACAAGACCTAAAAAGTATATTAGTGAAGTAACTGTATACACTGAACCTATACTTATTGGATCACTTCAAAAAGAGGATCCAAAAGAACTGCAGATAATAGCAGATATGATAACTGCATCAGGAATTAAATGTGAACTTACAGATGAAATTGATAAATATCTTTGGGCTAAAATGCTTTACAATTGCACATTAAATCCATTGGGTGCAGTTCTTGATGTCAATTATGGTAAACTAACTGAAAATGAATACACTCTTGAAATAATGAATAATTTGATTGATGAGATTTTCAATGTAATAAAAGCATCAAGTTATTCTACTCTTTGGAATAATTCCGATGAATATAAGGATATTTTCTACTCTAAACTTGTTCCCGATACTTATAATCATTATTCATCAACACATCAGGATATTCAAAGGAAAATAAAAACAGAAATTGATTCACTGACTGGTAAAGTTATCCAACTAGGTGAGAAAAACAATATTGATGTTAGTACAAATAAAATTATCTATAACTTAATAAAAGCTATTGAAAGCGAATTTTGA